A part of Podarcis muralis chromosome 13, rPodMur119.hap1.1, whole genome shotgun sequence genomic DNA contains:
- the ATP5MC1 gene encoding ATP synthase F(0) complex subunit C1, mitochondrial — protein MQTPVALLASPALFRCCSRALTRPASLSILSRPETQTLQPFGVLNRQLAHREFQTSAVSRDIDTAAKFIGAGAATVGVAGSGAGIGTVFGSLIIGYARNPSLKQQLFSYAILGFALSEAMGLFCLMVAFLILFAM, from the exons ATGCAGACTCCAGTAGCTCTCCTGGCTTCGCCAGCTCTG ttCCGCTGCTGTTCTCGGGCTCTAACCAGGCCAGCTTCCCTGTCTATATTGAGCAGGCCAGAGACTCAGACTCTGCAG CCTTTTGGAGTTTTGAATCGTCAGCTAGCTCATCGGGAATTCCAAACCAGTGCTGTCTCCCGTGATATTGATACTGCTGCTAAATTCATCGGTGCTGGTGCTGCTACTGTGGGAGTAGCTGGTTCAGGAGCTGGGATTGGGACAGTGTTTGGCAGTTTAATCATTGGTTATGCCAG GAACCCATCCCTCAAGCAGCAGCTGTTTTCTTACGCTATCCTGGGTTTTGCCCTCTCAGAGGCCATGGGGCTCTTCTGTTTGATGGTGGCATTCCTCATTTTGTTTGCCATGTGA